In Oryza sativa Japonica Group chromosome 3, ASM3414082v1, one DNA window encodes the following:
- the LOC4331297 gene encoding P-loop NTPase domain-containing protein LPA1 homolog 1 isoform X1, giving the protein MVRAASGADPPPFLQTRMVDMPSSSSSSSSSLSQSQSQSHSHSQTHKEKEKEKEKEEEQEEEKPSPSRNASSKYDFVKVKVWLGENADHYYVLSRFLLCRMLTVTKIPNHVAIKIALELKKLLVDNSLLDVSQSDLEANLFKLMEKRGYGEDYINRYKMMTRFHHQRVPLVVLVCGTACTGKSTIATQLAGRLNLPNVLQTDMVYELLRTSTDAPLTSVPVWARDFDSPEELITEFCRECRVVRKGLAGDLKKAMKDGKPIIIEGIHLDPSIYLMDEEKRDDNSKMEKKVAESENSPATVKSKTEKQQENELHEKRMDDSQECMSEEGRISEGLSCAKSHVISSSDPACSKEKNPRAEGEGHKDLDLQKNNATKKDKPAAKPIIVPIVLRMSDFDHKALLEEWIATRASRDNCLPQDHRKLINNLKLIQDYLCSFESQGLTVVDISANSFPQTLDWLHSYLLQCIERGLLAACSESPKQGGS; this is encoded by the exons ATGGTGCGAGCAGCGTCAGGGGCAGATCCACCACCATTCCTCCAAACACGCATGGTGGAcatgccctcctcctcctcctcctcctcctcttccctctctcaATCTCAATCTCAATCTCACTCCCACTCTcag ACtcacaaggagaaggagaaggagaaggagaaggaggaggagcaggaggaggagaagccctCCCCCTCCCGTAACGCCTCCTCCAAGTACGACTTCGTCAAGGTCAAGGTGTGGCTTGGCGAGAATGCCGATCACTACTACGTCCTCTCCAGGTTCCTCCTCTGCAGGATGCTCACCGTCACCAAG ATTCCTAATCATGTTGCCATTAAGATTGCCCTTGAACTCAAGAAATTGCTTGTCGACAACAGCCTCCTTGATGT TTCTCAGAGTGACTTAGAGGCTAACCTATTTAAG CTCATGGAGAAGCGGGGATACGGCGAGGATTATATTAATCGGTATAAAATGATGACCAG ATTCCATCATCAAAGAGTACCACTAGTAGTTTTAGTGTGTGGAACTGCTTGTACGGGAAAATCAACAATTGCTACGCAACTAGCTGGAAGGCTGAATTTACCAAATGTTTTGCAg ACAGACATGGTGTATGAGTTGCTACGGACATCAACAGA TGCCCCTCTTACTTCGGTGCCCGTGTGGGCTCGGGATTTTGATTCTCCTGAAGAGCTTATCACAGAGTTCTGCAGAGAATGCAGAGTTGTTCGCAAAG GTTTGGCTGGTGATTTGAAGAAGGCCATGAAAGATGGGAAGCCAATTATCATCGAG GGAATTCATTTGGATCCAAGTATTTATTTGATGGACGAGGAAAAGAGAGATGATAATTCCAAAATGGAGAAGAAGGTAGCTGAATCTGAAAATTCACCAGCAACTGTAAAGAGCAAGACAGAAAAGCAACAAGAAAACGAACTACATGAGAAGAGAATGGATGACAGTCAGGAGTGCATGTCTGAGGAGGGTAGAATAAGTGAAGGGCTATCTTGTGCTAAAAGCCACGTAATTAGCTCTTCTGATCCTGCATGTTCTAAAGAGAAAAATCCCAGAGCTGAAG GTGAAGGACATAAGGATTTGGACCTACAGAAAAACAACGCCACCAAGAAGGACAAACCTGCTGCTAAACCAATAATAGTCCCAATTGTGTTGAGGATGTCTGATTTTGATCACAAG GCATTGTTAGAGGAATGGATAGCCACCAGGGCTTCCAGGGATAATTGTCTTCCTCAG GATCATCGAAAGCTTATAAACAACCTTAAGCTTATTCAGGACTATCTTTGTTCTTTTGAATCACAG GGATTGACCGTTGTTGACATTTCAGCGAACTCATTCCCTCAGACACTAGATTGGCTTCACAGCTATCTTCTTCAG TGCATCGAACGTGGCCTTTTGGCTGCATGTTCAGAAAGTCCCAAGCAAGGTGGGAGCTAA
- the LOC4331297 gene encoding P-loop NTPase domain-containing protein LPA1 homolog 1 isoform X2 produces the protein MVRAASGADPPPFLQTRMTHKEKEKEKEKEEEQEEEKPSPSRNASSKYDFVKVKVWLGENADHYYVLSRFLLCRMLTVTKIPNHVAIKIALELKKLLVDNSLLDVSQSDLEANLFKLMEKRGYGEDYINRYKMMTRFHHQRVPLVVLVCGTACTGKSTIATQLAGRLNLPNVLQTDMVYELLRTSTDAPLTSVPVWARDFDSPEELITEFCRECRVVRKGLAGDLKKAMKDGKPIIIEGIHLDPSIYLMDEEKRDDNSKMEKKVAESENSPATVKSKTEKQQENELHEKRMDDSQECMSEEGRISEGLSCAKSHVISSSDPACSKEKNPRAEGEGHKDLDLQKNNATKKDKPAAKPIIVPIVLRMSDFDHKALLEEWIATRASRDNCLPQDHRKLINNLKLIQDYLCSFESQGLTVVDISANSFPQTLDWLHSYLLQCIERGLLAACSESPKQGGS, from the exons ATGGTGCGAGCAGCGTCAGGGGCAGATCCACCACCATTCCTCCAAACACGCATG ACtcacaaggagaaggagaaggagaaggagaaggaggaggagcaggaggaggagaagccctCCCCCTCCCGTAACGCCTCCTCCAAGTACGACTTCGTCAAGGTCAAGGTGTGGCTTGGCGAGAATGCCGATCACTACTACGTCCTCTCCAGGTTCCTCCTCTGCAGGATGCTCACCGTCACCAAG ATTCCTAATCATGTTGCCATTAAGATTGCCCTTGAACTCAAGAAATTGCTTGTCGACAACAGCCTCCTTGATGT TTCTCAGAGTGACTTAGAGGCTAACCTATTTAAG CTCATGGAGAAGCGGGGATACGGCGAGGATTATATTAATCGGTATAAAATGATGACCAG ATTCCATCATCAAAGAGTACCACTAGTAGTTTTAGTGTGTGGAACTGCTTGTACGGGAAAATCAACAATTGCTACGCAACTAGCTGGAAGGCTGAATTTACCAAATGTTTTGCAg ACAGACATGGTGTATGAGTTGCTACGGACATCAACAGA TGCCCCTCTTACTTCGGTGCCCGTGTGGGCTCGGGATTTTGATTCTCCTGAAGAGCTTATCACAGAGTTCTGCAGAGAATGCAGAGTTGTTCGCAAAG GTTTGGCTGGTGATTTGAAGAAGGCCATGAAAGATGGGAAGCCAATTATCATCGAG GGAATTCATTTGGATCCAAGTATTTATTTGATGGACGAGGAAAAGAGAGATGATAATTCCAAAATGGAGAAGAAGGTAGCTGAATCTGAAAATTCACCAGCAACTGTAAAGAGCAAGACAGAAAAGCAACAAGAAAACGAACTACATGAGAAGAGAATGGATGACAGTCAGGAGTGCATGTCTGAGGAGGGTAGAATAAGTGAAGGGCTATCTTGTGCTAAAAGCCACGTAATTAGCTCTTCTGATCCTGCATGTTCTAAAGAGAAAAATCCCAGAGCTGAAG GTGAAGGACATAAGGATTTGGACCTACAGAAAAACAACGCCACCAAGAAGGACAAACCTGCTGCTAAACCAATAATAGTCCCAATTGTGTTGAGGATGTCTGATTTTGATCACAAG GCATTGTTAGAGGAATGGATAGCCACCAGGGCTTCCAGGGATAATTGTCTTCCTCAG GATCATCGAAAGCTTATAAACAACCTTAAGCTTATTCAGGACTATCTTTGTTCTTTTGAATCACAG GGATTGACCGTTGTTGACATTTCAGCGAACTCATTCCCTCAGACACTAGATTGGCTTCACAGCTATCTTCTTCAG TGCATCGAACGTGGCCTTTTGGCTGCATGTTCAGAAAGTCCCAAGCAAGGTGGGAGCTAA
- the LOC4331298 gene encoding expansin-B8 precursor: protein MVSGDVGVVVYYLLLVLVVVQGCKGSSAVQGEGRWYNESEAIGGAAAWGNAKATWYGQPNGAGAADNGGACGFKKVNQYPFMGMTSCGNQPLYKGGKGCGSCYRVRCNRNPACSGNAQTVAITDMNYFPLSQYHFDLSGIAFGRLAKPGRADDLRRAGIIDVQFARVPCEFPGLKVGFHVEEGSSPVYLAVLVEYENGDGDVAQVDLKEAGAGGGRWTPMRESWGSVWRLDSNHRLRAPFSIRIRSDSGKTLVAPDVIPLNWTPNTFYRSFVQYSS, encoded by the coding sequence ATGGTTAGCGGTGATGTAGGAGTAGTAGTGTACTACCTGCTGCTAGTATTAGTGGTGGTGCAGGGGTGCAAAGGCAGCAGCGCGGTGCAGGGTGAAGGTCGGTGGTACAACGAGAGCGAGGCCAtcggtggtgcggcggcgtgggggaaCGCGAAGGCGACGTGGTACGGGCAGCCGAACGGCGCCGGGGCGGCGGACAACGGCGGGGCGTGCGGGTTCAAGAAGGTGAACCAGTACCCGTTCATGGGGATGACGTCGTGCGGGAACCAGCCGCTGTACAAGGGCGGCAAGGGCTGCGGCTCCTGCTACCGCGTCAGGTGCAATCGAAACCCCGCCTGCTCCGGCAACGCCCAGACCGTCGCCATCACCGACATGAACTACTTCCCCCTCTCCCAGTACCACTTCGACCTCAGCGGCATCGCCTTCGGCCGCCTCGCCAAGCCCGGCCgcgccgacgacctccgccgCGCGGGGATCATCGACGTGCAGTTCGCGCGCGTGCCGTGCGAGTTCCCGGGCCTCAAGGTGGGATTCCACGTGGAGGAAGGGTCCAGCCCCGTGTACCTGGCGGTGCTGGTGGAGTACGAGAACGGCGACGGAGACGTGGCGCAGGTGGACCTcaaggaggccggcgccggaggaggaaggTGGACGCCGATGCGGGAGTCGTGGGGGTCGGTGTGGAGGCTGGACTCCAACCACCGCCTGCGGGCGCCATTCTCCATCCGCATCCGGAGCGACTCCGGCAAGACGTTGGTGGCACCCGACGTCATCCCCCTCAACTGGACGCCCAACACCTTCTACCGTTCCTTCGTCCAGTACtcctcctag